A window of the bacterium genome harbors these coding sequences:
- a CDS encoding LysM peptidoglycan-binding domain-containing protein, translated as MKLAKFLVAIISLSFLLSLSSFAQETEMTEEEWEAEMTRLTGQKQALTSEIETLKKDIENLNTVKAGLQDPEQCIDELYALVGATRSDVDNFRNAVNELDGKIKRKEAPKADRQADLNALKMNKISALPEFFDKVHNKMQKALDEWIDAPPVINYKVVKGDHLWGIARKKEHYGNGFAWPVIYKANRDKIKNPDLIYPDQEFSIPPLTQEEKDKYEKLRANYKPAPVQ; from the coding sequence ATGAAACTTGCAAAATTTTTAGTTGCTATCATTTCCCTTTCTTTCCTGTTATCTCTTTCTTCCTTTGCTCAGGAAACAGAGATGACTGAAGAAGAATGGGAAGCCGAAATGACCCGGCTTACCGGTCAAAAACAAGCTTTAACATCTGAGATAGAAACCTTGAAAAAGGATATCGAAAATCTCAATACTGTAAAAGCTGGTCTTCAGGATCCAGAACAGTGCATCGACGAACTCTATGCACTTGTTGGTGCTACCAGAAGTGATGTTGACAATTTCAGAAATGCTGTTAACGAACTTGATGGCAAGATTAAAAGAAAAGAAGCACCAAAGGCTGACAGACAAGCTGATTTAAATGCTTTAAAGATGAACAAAATTAGTGCATTACCTGAATTTTTCGATAAGGTTCACAACAAGATGCAGAAAGCTCTTGATGAGTGGATCGATGCACCTCCTGTAATTAACTACAAAGTAGTTAAAGGTGATCACCTCTGGGGTATTGCAAGAAAGAAAGAACATTATGGAAACGGTTTTGCATGGCCGGTAATCTATAAAGCAAACAGAGATAAAATTAAGAATCCGGATCTTATCTATCCTGATCAGGAGTTCTCAATTCCACCACTGACTCAGGAAGAAAAAGATAAGTATGAAAAGTTAAGAGCTAATTATAAACCAGCTCCGGTTCAATAA
- the radC gene encoding DNA repair protein RadC has translation MNNNNGKKLTVKELPLDDRPREKLLLRGAQNLSDAELIAILLRTGKKGKSVLEISRDLINSEKNLSLLATRTVQSLTNISGIGNDKAATLAAAFELSRRILSQSKWRSDKKITSPQDIADVFIPILRDEVKEQFIVVCLNSANKVIKYETISVGNLNSSVVHPREIFKVAIDNNSASIILIHNHPSGNPEPSNEDIRITKKLVESGKILEIPIFDHVIIAGERYTSFVEKRLF, from the coding sequence ATGAATAATAACAATGGGAAAAAGCTTACTGTCAAAGAGCTCCCCCTTGATGATCGTCCCAGGGAGAAGCTGTTGCTGAGGGGAGCGCAAAATCTTTCTGATGCAGAGCTGATTGCCATTCTGCTTAGAACAGGCAAGAAAGGGAAGTCGGTTTTAGAGATATCAAGAGACTTGATTAATAGTGAAAAAAATTTATCTCTTCTTGCAACCCGCACAGTTCAATCACTTACAAACATCAGCGGTATAGGTAATGACAAAGCCGCAACTCTGGCTGCAGCTTTTGAATTGAGCCGAAGAATTTTATCCCAGTCAAAGTGGCGTTCAGATAAAAAAATAACTTCACCTCAGGATATTGCAGATGTTTTTATACCAATTCTAAGAGATGAAGTGAAAGAGCAGTTCATTGTTGTATGTTTAAATTCTGCGAATAAAGTAATAAAGTACGAAACAATTTCAGTGGGAAATCTGAATTCGAGTGTTGTGCATCCGCGTGAAATTTTTAAAGTTGCAATAGATAATAATTCAGCAAGTATAATTTTAATTCACAACCACCCGAGTGGAAACCCGGAACCAAGTAATGAGGATATAAGAATAACAAAAAAGCTTGTAGAATCTGGAAAGATATTGGAGATACCGATTTTTGACCATGTAATTATTGCTGGAGAAAGATATACTAGTTTTGTCGAAAAAAGGCTTTTTTAA
- a CDS encoding ABC transporter substrate-binding protein translates to MINSRLKIFFIVMLFIAFEFHFASAQQEDEQIKNLFDNSIALYNSGKNDEALEGFKKILSDYKYNSKTTASEFFKAKIQLELSQLNQFKYTADQFLLNYSSSSYTDEIRFLLVKYNLEIANYYNAFKEVLNVIDKTTSSLSEQKARKIGEGIAAKYLNDIQLDRINSSFTSDKIRTFILLQKGKYYLRTGNSYSSKNAFEQIISDYPESEEYSEAKKLVDSSVENIQPATTIIGVMLPLEINQFEEYESQPAAEILEGIKFAVDEFNKTRDEKVGLIIRDTKKDIQQIKKIKDEFVELNSLVAVIGPIFSNEVRAALDEFDDYDIPIISPTATDDDLTSISHNFFQANPSFSVRGRVMAQYIYYVENRRNISVLNSIDSYSPILAASFIDEFEKLGGRIIRKESFSNEYSNFSTPVSKIYSDSLVIEGIYIPLSDNSITPLLLSEMAKYYIKIPLFGNQDWFTAKGFETVPGISNNLVFESDYFVDFTSETYQNFNEQFISITGKDVNRNALYGYDAAKFLLTAYRNSGQGRKNLVEKMSSGMVSSGLRNNISFDERRVNRFLNIIRYRDGIFELIDKFRLNQ, encoded by the coding sequence ATGATAAATAGCCGCCTTAAAATATTTTTTATTGTTATGCTATTCATAGCTTTTGAATTTCACTTCGCATCAGCTCAACAAGAAGATGAGCAGATAAAGAATCTATTTGATAATTCTATTGCGTTATATAATTCAGGTAAAAATGATGAAGCTTTGGAAGGTTTTAAAAAAATATTATCAGATTATAAATACAATTCAAAAACCACAGCTTCAGAATTTTTCAAAGCAAAAATACAACTTGAATTAAGTCAGCTGAATCAGTTCAAGTATACGGCAGATCAATTTCTGCTGAATTATTCTTCCAGTTCATATACGGATGAAATCCGGTTCCTTCTGGTTAAGTACAATCTGGAAATTGCCAACTATTACAATGCATTTAAAGAAGTTTTAAATGTTATTGATAAAACAACATCTTCTTTATCTGAACAAAAAGCAAGAAAGATTGGAGAGGGTATTGCTGCCAAATATTTAAATGACATCCAGCTTGATCGAATAAATTCATCATTCACCAGTGATAAGATTAGAACATTTATCCTTCTTCAAAAAGGAAAATATTATCTGAGAACTGGAAATTCATATAGCTCAAAAAATGCTTTTGAGCAAATTATAAGTGACTATCCTGAATCTGAGGAATATTCTGAAGCAAAAAAATTAGTTGATAGTTCAGTAGAAAATATCCAGCCTGCAACAACTATAATTGGAGTAATGCTTCCTCTTGAAATTAATCAGTTTGAGGAATATGAATCACAACCTGCTGCCGAAATTCTTGAAGGAATAAAGTTCGCAGTTGATGAATTTAATAAAACAAGAGATGAAAAAGTTGGATTGATAATCCGTGATACAAAAAAAGATATTCAGCAAATAAAAAAAATAAAAGATGAATTTGTTGAACTCAATTCGCTTGTTGCTGTCATTGGTCCGATCTTTAGTAACGAAGTGCGCGCAGCTCTTGATGAATTCGATGATTACGACATTCCGATAATTTCACCAACTGCAACTGATGACGATTTGACAAGCATCAGTCATAACTTCTTTCAGGCAAATCCATCATTCTCCGTTAGAGGAAGAGTGATGGCACAGTACATCTATTACGTTGAAAATAGACGGAATATATCTGTTCTAAATTCTATTGACAGCTACTCACCAATTCTTGCTGCATCATTCATTGATGAATTTGAAAAGCTTGGAGGTAGAATTATCAGAAAAGAATCATTCAGTAATGAGTATTCAAACTTCAGTACACCGGTTTCAAAAATTTACAGCGACTCTCTCGTAATTGAAGGAATATATATTCCGTTATCAGATAATTCAATCACTCCTCTGCTATTATCTGAAATGGCTAAATATTATATTAAGATACCTTTGTTCGGTAACCAGGATTGGTTCACAGCAAAGGGATTTGAAACAGTCCCGGGCATAAGTAACAATCTTGTTTTTGAATCGGATTACTTTGTTGACTTTACTTCAGAAACGTATCAGAATTTTAATGAGCAGTTTATTTCCATAACAGGTAAAGATGTAAATCGAAATGCTCTTTATGGCTATGATGCTGCAAAATTTTTACTCACTGCTTACAGGAATAGTGGTCAGGGCAGAAAAAATCTTGTAGAAAAGATGTCATCGGGAATGGTCAGCAGCGGTTTACGAAATAATATTTCATTCGATGAAAGAAGAGTAAACAGATTCTTAAATATTATCCGATACAGAGATGGTATCTTTGAATTAATTGACAAATTCAGACTTAACCAATGA
- the guaA gene encoding glutamine-hydrolyzing GMP synthase, protein MKQRDLILIIDFGSQYTQLIARRVREVNVYSEIHPHTISFEQVKDLNPKGIILSGGPMSVYDESAPDIDPQIFSLKVPFLGVCYGLQIICKNFGGKVEPAADREYGKSILRITDNTDILGGVEDASVVWMSHGDYLTELPKGFKVIGESDHSPICAISNPSKKYYGLQFHPEVVHTEEGQKIISNFLFEICKCKGDWTSQNFIEYQLEKIKSTIGSSKAICALSGGVDSTVAAVLVRKAIGENLICIHIDNGLMRKNESEKIGRLFEEKLKLNHKHVDASEKFLTNLKGVTDPEKKRKIIGNTFIEVFEEEAKKYKDAEFLVQGTLYPDVIESVSVKGASATIKTHHNVGGLPEKMHLKLVEPFRELFKDEVRSVGKSLNIPSEFINRHPFPGPGLGVRVLGEITRDKLDIIREADDIYITSIKEAGLYNSIWQAFTVLLPVSSVGVMGDARTYEFVLSLRAVTSVDGMTADWFPFEHDFLSSVSNKIINKVRGVNRVVYDISSKPPATIEWE, encoded by the coding sequence ATGAAACAACGAGACTTAATTTTAATTATTGACTTCGGTTCACAGTACACACAGCTTATTGCCCGCCGGGTGAGAGAAGTCAACGTTTATTCCGAGATACATCCTCATACAATTTCATTCGAGCAGGTAAAAGATTTGAATCCAAAAGGAATAATCCTGTCTGGCGGACCAATGAGTGTTTATGATGAATCAGCACCGGATATTGATCCTCAAATATTCAGTCTTAAAGTACCTTTTCTTGGAGTTTGTTACGGCCTTCAGATTATCTGTAAAAACTTTGGAGGAAAAGTTGAGCCGGCAGCTGACCGTGAGTATGGTAAATCAATATTGCGAATTACCGATAACACAGATATACTAGGCGGTGTTGAAGATGCGTCTGTTGTCTGGATGAGTCACGGCGATTATTTAACTGAATTGCCAAAAGGATTTAAAGTCATTGGTGAATCGGATCATTCCCCGATTTGTGCGATTTCAAATCCATCAAAAAAATATTATGGTCTTCAATTTCATCCTGAGGTTGTACACACCGAAGAAGGACAAAAAATTATCAGCAATTTCCTGTTTGAAATTTGTAAGTGTAAAGGAGATTGGACATCGCAGAATTTTATTGAATACCAGCTTGAAAAAATTAAATCAACTATCGGAAGCTCGAAAGCAATATGTGCGCTCAGCGGCGGAGTAGATTCCACTGTGGCAGCAGTTCTGGTAAGAAAAGCCATTGGCGAAAATTTAATTTGCATTCATATTGATAATGGATTGATGCGTAAAAATGAAAGTGAAAAGATTGGAAGATTATTTGAAGAGAAACTAAAACTGAATCATAAACATGTAGATGCGTCAGAAAAGTTTCTTACAAACCTCAAAGGTGTCACAGATCCTGAAAAGAAAAGAAAGATAATCGGCAATACGTTTATTGAAGTATTTGAAGAAGAAGCAAAAAAATATAAGGATGCTGAGTTCCTCGTTCAGGGAACACTTTATCCCGATGTAATCGAGTCAGTGTCAGTCAAAGGAGCATCAGCAACGATTAAGACTCACCACAACGTTGGCGGACTTCCTGAGAAAATGCATCTTAAATTAGTTGAACCTTTTCGTGAGTTGTTTAAAGACGAAGTTAGAAGTGTCGGCAAAAGCCTGAACATTCCATCTGAATTTATAAATCGGCATCCGTTCCCGGGTCCGGGTCTTGGTGTCAGAGTTTTAGGTGAAATCACAAGGGACAAACTTGATATTATCCGCGAGGCTGATGATATATATATTACATCAATTAAAGAAGCAGGATTATATAACAGCATCTGGCAAGCATTCACAGTATTACTTCCTGTGAGTTCTGTAGGTGTTATGGGCGACGCAAGAACGTATGAATTTGTGCTCTCTTTGCGGGCAGTAACTTCCGTCGATGGGATGACTGCTGACTGGTTTCCTTTTGAACATGATTTTCTATCTTCCGTTTCAAATAAAATAATAAACAAGGTTAGAGGCGTAAACAGGGTAGTGTATGATATCAGTTCGAAACCTCCGGCAACAATTGAATGGGAATGA
- the gcvH gene encoding glycine cleavage system protein GcvH: MKIPENLKYTNDHEWVRVEGNIGILGVTDYAQGELGDVVFLDIDPDLKEITKGNSLGTIEAVKTVSDIFAPFSGKVIEINKKLSDSPELVNSDPYGEGWMIKAEISNPPDLNDLLDSNAYKSLIGQ, from the coding sequence ATGAAAATACCTGAAAATTTAAAATACACTAATGATCACGAGTGGGTTCGTGTTGAAGGAAACATTGGTATTCTTGGAGTAACTGATTATGCGCAGGGTGAACTCGGCGATGTTGTCTTTTTAGATATTGATCCTGATCTAAAGGAGATTACCAAGGGCAATTCATTAGGCACAATCGAAGCAGTGAAAACTGTCAGTGATATTTTTGCACCCTTCAGCGGTAAAGTAATTGAAATCAATAAAAAACTTTCCGACTCTCCTGAACTTGTAAACTCTGATCCTTACGGTGAAGGCTGGATGATCAAAGCAGAAATTTCAAATCCTCCAGACCTCAATGATCTGCTTGATTCAAATGCTTATAAAAGTTTGATCGGGCAATAG